CAACACCTGTAATCATGTAGGGAGCAAGTGTGTCAATAGACTGCTTGTGACTCTCCCAAAGTGAATAGGTGGCCCTGTCATACCACATGATCGGTTCCGACAGGACTTCTCCCTCCCTGACGGGGACAACAGTCTCGCCAAAGCTTGAGAAGGCTACGGCGGCAAGTGTGTGGACCTCACTGATTTCAGCGATTGTCTTTTTGATGTACGATCTTGCGGCCTCAAGATCGAGGAGTTCGATATTCTTCTTGCGGTTCTTGGGCGTAGATGAATGGAGAACATCGAGAATTCTTCCGTTTGACCCCAGAATGAGACACTTGATGTTCGTTGTCCCGATATCTATCCCGAGGAAGACCTTCATATTTTCACTTCCGACACAGCCACATCGCTGATAACCTTCTCCAGATCAGAATACTCAAATATTGCCGCTCCATAGTGCAGTGTGTTTGCTGCACCGCACGCCGTTGCCATCTTCAGAGCTTCCCTGTTTGACATATGCATTTCCCGGCCATATAAAAGTCCTGCAAAGAATGAGTCGCCGGATCCCACAGAGAAATCGGAGAAGAGCTTTGTTGATCTTGCCTGAAGCCTTTCATTTTCGGAAAGCCAGATACTTCCATTCTTGCCATTCGTTATTATGAGGTCTTTTATTGAATTCTCTCTTCTGAAGCTCTCCATTGACTTGAGATCGTCCTTTTCGATTCCAAAGGCTACCTTCAGTTCATCCGCGTTTATCTTCAGGAGTTCCGGGGATGCAGTTACTATCTTTGTAAGCCACGAACCCGCGATGTCTATGTTCAGGCTGCAGCCTGCCCCTCTTGCTATCTCGACAAGACGCAGTAAAGAGCCGTTCTCAAATCCTCTGGGCGCACTGCCCGAGATAACCAGGCTTATATCCGGTTCTGCATAGCTCTTGAAAAATTCCATGAACCCGTCAATTTCGTGAGGCTTCATCATCGGTCCGGGCTCGTTAATCATGAGCATTTTGTTCTCGTACTCATAGACGAGGGCCGTATTTATTCTGTTCGAATCTTCGATCCAGTAGTTCTTAGTCAGTATCCCCAAGCGGTTGCACTCATTCTCGATTATGGTACCGACCTGGCCTCCCAGGATGTTTATACAGAAGTACTCGTTATGTCCCAGAACTCTGGAGAGTACTCGTGCTATATTGAGACCTTTTCCGTCTACGAGCGTCACTACTTCATCTCCTCGCACAACGTTTGGAATCTTCGTAGGATTCTTGAGAATAACCCAGTGATCGTAGCATGGATTGAGATTAAGAATGCATGTGTTGATGTTATTCTCCTCCTTCATCATATACAATGTACTCTTTGACAAACTTAGCCGTGAATTCGTCTGTTATTAGGACGTCCGCAAATCCGCCGCGCAGAAGGCCGACAAGACCATCTACTTTGTGGTGACCAGCAGCGACAATGACTCTCTCTCCGGCATTAAGGTATTGATCGAAACTCAGATTGATACAGTTGTTCAGGATCTCCTTCTCAAACCTCTTCCCGTTTATGTCGTAGTAATGAGTCAGAACGTCACCTACGACACTGCACCTTTCGAGTTCGTCAGCATAGCTCACGTCTAGCAAGTTCTCCCTGAACATAGGAGATCTTGCTATAGAGTAACCCACGCTGCAGATGATAATATCCAGGGAGTCCCATAGTCTCTGTATGTTCATATACTCCAGGGATTCCTTCGTGTTTTCCAGCTGATGGGCATTCTCAAATATGAAGGGCAGATACATTGGAACCGCCCTGGCAGATAGCCTTGTGGCGAAATTCTGCACAATATGGTTGATGTTGAACCTCTTGTCGGCCAGCCTTGCCGTGCCGCCCGACAAAGGAATTAGGTGCCAGTCGGGTCTTTCTAGCTTCTCAATAGATTCCGCAACGGTGAAGATTGTGTTGCCCCAGCCAAGGCCAATATTGAGAGGCTTTTCGGGCAGTGTTTTGAGATACTTGCTGACTTCTCTAGAAAGAGCTTTTAGAATCGTCTTTTCATTTCTTGCTCCTCTTGCAATGAACATCTTCTTCAGACCGTATTTCTCACTGAAAAAGTCCTCGTATTCCTGTCTAACGGATGTCTTCACTGAAGGTTGCTCAACTTCAATATGTACAATTCCTCTTTCTTGGGCCATCTTTAGGTATTTGCTAATCTGTACTCTCGAAACGCCGTACTTATTAGCAATATCCTTCTGAAGCATCCGCTTCACATAATAGTCGGTCGCAACCTCGAAAAGCAATTCGTCACTAATCATCCATTACTCCTTAACAGACCCACTAACCAGTCCAGTGATAAAGAACTTCTGCAGGATCATGAATATTATAAGTGGTGGAATCGTTGCAAGTATCGATCCTGCGAACAGTGGGCCCCATCTAGTCTGGTACTGGCCCACAAAAAGCTGAAGAAACGTTGGAATAGTCTGCTTTGATTTTGTTGTGAGTATCGACATGGAGTACATCAGTTCACTCCAGGAGAACAAGAAGGCGTAGACTCCAACTGCCGCTATTCCCGGGAGGGTAATCGGCAATATGATCTTTCTGAATGCTTGACCGAAAGTGCAGCCGTCGATTTTCGCGGCTTCTTCGAGAGATTTCGGTATCGATAGGAAGAAAGTTCTCATGAACATAATCGAAATTGGAGTCGTAAACGGCAAATATGACAGTATTAGGCCGGTGTATGTGTTCAAAATGCCGAAGTTGTTGAGTGTCTTGAATATCGGCAATAGAAACACGACAAGCGGAAGCATCTGGAAGACCATTACTCCCGCCAGTAACGGTCTCTTATACCTGAATTCATATCTCGCAAACGCATATGCTGGAAACAGGCCGATCAATATAGAGAAGAACATCGTTCCCGTTCCAACGATAACGCTGTTCTTGAAGTAAGACCAAAAATTCATGTCGGCAATCTTGTCGAAGTGCTCTCTTGTTGGTTCGAAAATGAAGTACTTAATTGGATAGGCATAGATGTCTGGATAGGTCTTTATCGCGGTAAGGATTAGCCAGACAAAGGGAAAAGCTATTACCACCGACAGAAATATAAGGAGCGAATATGTGATGCCCTTCTTGACTTTCTTCTTTTTACTTCTCTTCATCTCGCTTCCTCCTTTGTAATGTTTCTCAGGAAGACGAATGCGATAGCAAATATTGCAATGAACAGGATATTTGAAAGTGCGGCGGCCTTGTTGAATTCAAGGAACCTGAATCCGAGTTTGTATATATAGGTCACAACAGTCTCGGTGCCGTAACCTGGGCCGCCTCCTGTCATAATGTATATAAGGGGGAAGTAGTTGATCGTCCATATTATTGTCAGCATAAGAGTTGTCATTATTACCGGTTTCAGTTGTGGGATAGTGATTCTCCAGAACCTTTTGAGGGAATTGGCTCCGTCGATCTCGGCCGCCTCGTAAAGATCAGGTGAAATCGTTTGAAGACCTGCCAGGAAGAACATTCCAGAAAGGCAGAAGCCCTTCCAGACATTTGCGATGATTACCGACATCATCGCCATGTTCTCAGAACCCAGCCAGGGTATGTAATCGTTTATTATGTGCAATTTGACAAGGACATCGTTAAGTACTCCATACATGTCGTTATACATCCACTTCCACATTACTCCTGCCACAATATCCAGTGTGGCCCACGGGAGAATAAGGATGATACTTCTGAAGATAATCTGTCCTCTCGTCGATTCATTTAGAAGCAGGGCAACCAGGAGTCCCAGGAGAAGCTGTCCAAGAATGCTTCCAACTACCCAAACTACCGTGTTTGCCATGGCTCTGCCAACTACCGGATCGGTGAAGACTCTATAGTAGTTCTGAAGTGTGAACTTACCCTCTTCAGTTGTGAAACTGTTATAGATGTTTGAGCCTATAAGAAAGATGAAGAGCAATACTATGATCAAAAGATAAGGCAGTATCATTTTAAACGCTGTCTTCTCTTCTCTTGCGAGTCTACTCATTCGATTTCAACCCTTTCATTCAGGCATTATGAAAGGGGCGAGCAAGGGCTCGCCCCATGGAAAGTTTATCACTTGCCAAGTATTGCATTGACGTTTGCTTCAGCTGTATTAATTGCATTTTCAGGTGTTGCTTTTCCAAGGAGTACGTCCTGGATCATTATCTGAATCTGCTCGGAGACCTGTGGATACTGAGGGATCGGGGGTCTAGATACTGCGTGCGGGAATGTCTCGAAAATGACTTTCCACTTTTGATCCTGAAGTACCGGTGCGGCAAAACATACATCTTGTCTGGAAGGCATTGGACCGCCCTTCGCTTCAATCCATGTCATCCAGGTATCGAAGCTAGTAAGGAATTTCGCAAGTTCCCACGCGTTTTCCTTATTCTTGCTTGCCGATGGAATGACAAGTGCCCATCCGCCTAGAACGCTTGCGGGTGTTGCTCCGTATGGGTGAAGAGAGACGGTATAGTTGTCAACTATCGCAGGGTTTGCCGTCTCGATCAGCGGGAAGGACCATGGGCCGCCAACAGCCATTGCAACTCTGTTCTGAGCCATCATATTTCTGTAGTCGTCTTCATTGTAGGTAACTGCATTGGGGCTGACGCCATAAGTGAGGGCGAGGTCAGTGTAGAACTTGAGAGCCCTGAGACCTTCGGGGGTATTGAA
The sequence above is drawn from the Mesotoga infera genome and encodes:
- a CDS encoding extracellular solute-binding protein encodes the protein FNTPEGLRALKFYTDLALTYGVSPNAVTYNEDDYRNMMAQNRVAMAVGGPWSFPLIETANPAIVDNYTVSLHPYGATPASVLGGWALVIPSASKNKENAWELAKFLTSFDTWMTWIEAKGGPMPSRQDVCFAAPVLQDQKWKVIFETFPHAVSRPPIPQYPQVSEQIQIMIQDVLLGKATPENAINTAEANVNAILGK
- a CDS encoding transcriptional regulator → MISDELLFEVATDYYVKRMLQKDIANKYGVSRVQISKYLKMAQERGIVHIEVEQPSVKTSVRQEYEDFFSEKYGLKKMFIARGARNEKTILKALSREVSKYLKTLPEKPLNIGLGWGNTIFTVAESIEKLERPDWHLIPLSGGTARLADKRFNINHIVQNFATRLSARAVPMYLPFIFENAHQLENTKESLEYMNIQRLWDSLDIIICSVGYSIARSPMFRENLLDVSYADELERCSVVGDVLTHYYDINGKRFEKEILNNCINLSFDQYLNAGERVIVAAGHHKVDGLVGLLRGGFADVLITDEFTAKFVKEYIVYDEGGE
- a CDS encoding carbohydrate ABC transporter permease, with translation MKRSKKKKVKKGITYSLLIFLSVVIAFPFVWLILTAIKTYPDIYAYPIKYFIFEPTREHFDKIADMNFWSYFKNSVIVGTGTMFFSILIGLFPAYAFARYEFRYKRPLLAGVMVFQMLPLVVFLLPIFKTLNNFGILNTYTGLILSYLPFTTPISIMFMRTFFLSIPKSLEEAAKIDGCTFGQAFRKIILPITLPGIAAVGVYAFLFSWSELMYSMSILTTKSKQTIPTFLQLFVGQYQTRWGPLFAGSILATIPPLIIFMILQKFFITGLVSGSVKE
- a CDS encoding sugar ABC transporter permease: MSRLAREEKTAFKMILPYLLIIVLLFIFLIGSNIYNSFTTEEGKFTLQNYYRVFTDPVVGRAMANTVVWVVGSILGQLLLGLLVALLLNESTRGQIIFRSIILILPWATLDIVAGVMWKWMYNDMYGVLNDVLVKLHIINDYIPWLGSENMAMMSVIIANVWKGFCLSGMFFLAGLQTISPDLYEAAEIDGANSLKRFWRITIPQLKPVIMTTLMLTIIWTINYFPLIYIMTGGGPGYGTETVVTYIYKLGFRFLEFNKAAALSNILFIAIFAIAFVFLRNITKEEAR
- a CDS encoding ribokinase, with the translated sequence MKEENNINTCILNLNPCYDHWVILKNPTKIPNVVRGDEVVTLVDGKGLNIARVLSRVLGHNEYFCINILGGQVGTIIENECNRLGILTKNYWIEDSNRINTALVYEYENKMLMINEPGPMMKPHEIDGFMEFFKSYAEPDISLVISGSAPRGFENGSLLRLVEIARGAGCSLNIDIAGSWLTKIVTASPELLKINADELKVAFGIEKDDLKSMESFRRENSIKDLIITNGKNGSIWLSENERLQARSTKLFSDFSVGSGDSFFAGLLYGREMHMSNREALKMATACGAANTLHYGAAIFEYSDLEKVISDVAVSEVKI